The following proteins come from a genomic window of Bos mutus isolate GX-2022 chromosome 23, NWIPB_WYAK_1.1, whole genome shotgun sequence:
- the LOC102264975 gene encoding olfactory receptor 2B11-like, with translation MELNNKSHPEEFILLGFADRPWLELPLFIILLITYPMAMMGNIAIILVSKLDTRLHSPMYFFLINLSFLDMCYTTSIVPQMLFNLGTSKKTISYVGCAVQLYFFHIMGGTECLLLAVMSFDRYVAICKPLHYTLIMNQRVCILLVATVWLSGMTYAVSEATVTLQLPLCGHNTLDHLVCEIPVLIKTACGEKGANELTLSVVCIFFLAVPLCLILISYACIGHAVFKIRSLEGRKKLLGTCSSHLIVVFLFYGPAISMYLQPPSSISRDQPKFMALFYGVVTPTLNPFIYTLRNKDVKGALGNLMRSVFTCK, from the coding sequence ATGGAACTAAATAACAAAAGCCATCCTGAAGAGTTTATTCTACTAGGCTTTGCTGACCGTCCTTGGCTAGAGCTTCCTCTATTCATTATTCTGCTTATAACATACCCCATGGCTATGATGGGAAACATAGCCATCATTCTGGTGTCCAAGTTAGACACCCGTCTGCACAGccccatgtatttcttcctcaTCAACCTCTCCTTTTTGGACATGTGCTACACCACAAGCATTGTCCCTCAGATGCTCTTTAACCTGGGAACGTCTAAGAAGACAATCAGCTATGTGGGGTGTGCAGTTCAGCTTTATTTCTTCCACATAATGGGGGGCACAGAATGTCTGCTTTTGGCTGTTATGTCTTTTGATCGctacgtggccatctgcaagcctctACACTACACCCTCATCATGAATCAGCGCGTCTGTATCTTATTAGTGGCCACCGTGTGGCTGAGTGGAATGACCTATGCTGTCTCAGAGGCCACTGTCACCTTACAGTTACCACTGTGTGGTCACAATACCCTGGATCACTTGGTATGTGAGATTCCTGTTCTGATAAAGACTGCCTGTGGCGAAAAGGGTGCTAATGAGCTCACACTCTCAGTggtatgcatttttttcttagctGTGCCACTGTGCTTAATTCTTATTTCCTATGCTTGCATTGGACATGCTGTATTTAAGATTAGATCtttggagggaaggaaaaagcTTTTGGGGACATGTTCCTCCCATCTCATagtagttttcttattttatggTCCAGCCATTAGCATGTACCTTCAGCCCCCCTCTTCCATCTCAAGAGACCAGCCCAAGTTCATGGCTCTCTTCTATGGAGTAGTGACTCCTACACTCAACCCTTTCATCTACACTCTGAGGAATAAAGATGTAAAGGGGGCACTGGGCAACCTCATGAGGAGTGTATTCACTTGCAAGTAA
- the LOC102264694 gene encoding olfactory receptor 2B11-like: MNAGNASTPKFFILLGFSDHPWLEMPLFTVVLAAYICTLVGNISIIVVSRVDPQLDSPMYFFLSNLSFLDVCFTTTTTPQMLLNLWGPDKSITYGGCVTQFYVFHFLGATECILLAMMSLDRYVAICKPLRYPVIMQQQLCIFLVVMAWLSGLANSLLQSSLTIQLPLCGNNKVDDFLCEVPVMIKMSCADTTFNVAMLSIVGTFYSLVPLSLILVSYGFIVATVLRIQSSEGKKKAFNTCSSHVIVVSLFYGPVISMYVQPSTNSQDKNKLMSLFYSLVTPMLNPFIYTLRNKDMKRAMTSLLVLLYHQRRE; this comes from the coding sequence ATGAATGCAGGCAATGCAAGCACGCCAAAGTTTTTCATTCTCTTGGGTTTCTCTGACCATCCCTGGTTGGAAATGCCACTCTTCACAGTAGTTCTTGCTGCTTACATCTGCACACTAGTGGGAAACATCTCGATTATTGTGGTATCCAGGGTAGATCCTCAACTTGACagccccatgtacttcttcctttccaacctcTCCTTCCTGGATGTTTGTTTTACTACAACCACCACCCCTCAAATGCTGCTGAACCTCTGGGGCCCAGATAAGTCTATCACTTATGGAGGCTGTGTGACCCAGTTTTATGTATTTCACTTCCTGGGAGCCACTGAATGCATCCTCTTAGCTATGATGTCCTTGGATCGTtacgtggccatctgcaagccttTGAGGTACCCAGTTATCATGCAACAGCAACTCTGTATCTTCCTAGTGGTCATGGCATGGCTAAGTGGTTTGGCTAACTCCTTGCTTCAGTCATCCCTCACCATCCAGCTGCCACTTTGTGGCAACAACAAGGTAGATGACTTCCTGTGTGAGGTCCCAGTGATGATCAAGATGTCATGTGCTGACACCACATTCAATGTAGCTATGCTCTCTATTGTGGGCACTTTCTATTCCCTGGTTCCCTTGTCACTTATTCTTGTCTCCTACGGGTTCATTGTAGCTACAGTGCTCAGAATTCAGTCCTCAGAGGGAAAGAAGAAGGCCTTTAACACATGTAGTTCTCATGTTATTGTTGTATCTCTCTTCTATGGACCGGTAATTAGCATGTATGTGCAACCTTCTACTAATTCCCAGGATAAGAACAAACTAATGTCCCTTTTCTACAGTTTGGTAACTCCTATGCTTAATccttttatttatactttaaggaacaaagacatgaaaagggCAATGACAAGTCTTCTTGTCTTATTGTACCATCAAAGAAGAGAATAA
- the LOC102264412 gene encoding putative olfactory receptor 2B3, with product MNWANESSPKEFVLLGFSDKPWLQKPLFILLLISYTTTIFGNVSIMMVCILDPKLHTPMYFFLTNLSILDLCYTTSTVPHMLMNISHNKKTISYAGCVAQLIIFLALGATECLLLAVMSFDRYVAICRPLHYVVIMNPWFCLRMIAFSWFTGFSNSVLQSSLTLNMPRCGHQEVDHFFCEVPALLKLSCADTKPIVAELFFFSVLILLIPVTLILISYGFIAQAVLRIKSAEGRRKAFGTCGSHMVVVSLFFGTGIYMYLQPPSSTSKDWGKIVSLFYGIFTPMLNPLIYSLRNKDMKEAFKRLMLLTFYYKK from the coding sequence ATGAATTGGGCAAATGAGAGCTCCCCAAAAGAATTTGTACTACTTGGCTTTTCAGACAAGCCCTGGCTACAAAAacctctttttattttactattaatatCATACACAACCACCATCTTTGGCAATGTGTCCATCATGATGGTGTGCATTCTGGATCCCAAGCTTCACACCcccatgtatttctttcttactAATCTGTCCATCTTAGATCTCTGTTACACCACAAGCACAGTCCCTCATATGCTGATGAATATTTCTCACAATAAGAAGACCATCAGCTATGCTGGCTGTGTGGCCCAGCTCATCATCTTCCTGGCCCTGGGTGCTACTGAGTGTCTCCTCCTTGCTGTTATGTCCTTTGACAGGTATGTGGCGATTTGCAGACCCCTCCACTATGTTGTCATCATGAACCCTTGGTTCTGCTTGAGGATGATAGCCTTCTCCTGGTTCACTGGCTTCAGCAACTCAGTGCTGCAGTCCTCCTTGACCCTTAACATGCCACGGTGTGGTCATCAAGAAGTGGACCACTTTTTCTGTGAGGTTCCTGCCCTTCTCAAGTTGTCCTGTGCTGACACAAAGCCTATTGTTGCTGAGCTTTTTTTCTTCAGTGTGTTAATTCTGCTAATTCCAGTGACATTGATCCTCATCTCCTATGGCTTCATAGCTCAAGCAGTATTGAGAATCAAATCAGCAGAAGGACGACGGAAAGCTTTTGGGACGTGTGGGTCTCACATGGTtgtagtctctctcttttttggaacaggcatatacatgtatctacaaCCACCTTCTTCTACCTCTAAGGACTGGGGGAAAATCGTTTCTCTCTTCTATGGGATATTCACACCCATGTTGAACCCCCTCATCTATAGCCTTAGAAATAAAGATATGAAGGAAGCCTTTAAGAGGCTGATGCTGTTAACATTTTACTATAAGAAGTAA